One genomic window of Plasmodium coatneyi strain Hackeri chromosome 12, complete sequence includes the following:
- a CDS encoding Phosphatidylinositol-4-phosphate-5-kinase, whose protein sequence is MRCCTKNAVNVESPKKVIVVETEDDTREEENPYEDLPTVTVTLSDGSVYTGTTKDNRVHGRGILKYANGDQYEGEFVDGKKEGKGKWTDKENNTYEGDWVKDKRHGHGVYKTADGFTFEGEFANNKREGKGTIITPEKTKYICSFQNDEEVGEVEFFFANGDHALGYIKDGYLSQNGRYEFKNGDIYVGNFEKGLFHGEGYYKWNNDANYAIYEGNYSGGKKHGKGQLINKDGRILCGVFRDNNMDGEFLEISPQGNQTKVLYDKGFFVKVLDNIDQNLNVKEFLEDSIIHTSIFSDPDAYKKLYEITEKKKPQFRLNLRRTQATS, encoded by the exons atgagGTGTTGCACTAAGAATGCAGTAAACGTAGAAAGCCCTAAGAAGGTAATCGTCGTCGAAACGGAGGATGACACCAGGGAAGAGGAGAACCCGTACGAAGACCTCCCCACGGTTACTGTCACGCTGAGTGACGGCTCCGTGTACACGGGCACTACGAAG GACAATCGCGTGCACGGGCGGGGGATTCTGAAGTACGCAAATGGGGACCAATACGAGGGAGAATTTGTTGACGgtaagaaagaaggaaagggaaaatggacagacaaggaaaataataCATACGAAGGAGACTGGGTAAAAGATAAAAGACATGGCCATGGGGTGTACAAAACAGCAGATGGATTTACTTTCGAAGGGGAGTTtgcaaataataaaagagaaggaaaaggaaccatTATAACGCCGGAGAAGACTAAATATATTTGCTCCTTCCAGAATGACGAAGAGGTAGGGGAAGTggagttttttttcgcaaatgGTGATCATGCCCTTGGATATATTAAGGATGGTTATTTAAGCCAAAATGGAAGgtatgaatttaaaaatggagacaTCTATGTGGGCAATTTCGAGAAAGGTTTATTCCACGGAGAAGGGTACTACAAATGGAACAACGACGCGAATTACGCAATATATGAGGGGAATTATTCTGGAGGAAAGAAACACGGGAAGGGGCAGCTCATCAATAAGGACGGACGCATACTGTGTGGTGTCTTCAGGGATAATAATATGGACGGCGAGTTTTTAGAAATTAGCCCTCAAGGGAATCAAACGAAGG TCCTGTACGACAAAGGCTTCTTTGTAAAAGTTCTAGACAATATTGATCAAAACCTAAACGTGAAGGAATTCCTCGAGGATTCCATCATTCACACAAGTATCTTTTCCGACCCGGATGCATACAAGAAGTTGTATGAG atcacggaaaagaagaaacccCAGTTTCGCCTTAACTTAAGAAGGACACAAGCAACGAGCTGA